In the Bicyclus anynana chromosome 6, ilBicAnyn1.1, whole genome shotgun sequence genome, one interval contains:
- the LOC112056669 gene encoding uncharacterized protein LOC112056669 — protein sequence MKIKFRAKCLFRALGRMVMANAYWLIEGVDHYEGFDDVKRRVEQAVRGKAKKKQLLTIKDKALLNKNAEERTDKEKSYIYRIIGGLKCFKRYPNHVKRKLAAVTYYKYYGPGRVIVRQHHEAHALYFVISGDVVVSQLVFDELIQQFVSVEIGVIHSGDMFGEVSLLHNIPRTATVTTTGHCELLVLMKEDFKNVLQASIQKQWDEVRFAMSAFTYFDALDEVALREGCIVAKMKTYAINETVLGDGVGVQNFVYFILSGRCQMIESIQVIATKRLRKTHYSLYDPYVANEEESEQDLDTKYFRAYTKISKDERDSAVTVGSTRKVQSPSLTKPDNSLKDVQRSENASETEKPRKESADLQSIAQLKSEETSKQFRASIRLVIISNIPEVGGDVKPKENLKTYFMQYDSAVTVGSTRKVQSPSLTKPDNSLKDVQRSENASETEKPRKESADLQSIAQLKSEETSKQFRASIRISNIPEVGGDVKPKENLKTYFMQVCQFNPGSTFGFGENLRDRRIVALTPVSCMLLPKIWLLQRNTANIWTRIQHYLEKKIPKKKQLFKQFVSARRWEEFRDNLVEDVMSRTNGVNWTSAHDVPYSIRMEEMLDI from the exons ATGAAGATCAAATTCCGAGCGAAATGTTTGTTTCGGGCTTTAGGTCGTATGGTAATGGCTAATGCGTATTGGCTAATTGAGGGGGTAGACCATTATGAAGGCTTCGACGACGTGAAGCGGCGGGTGGAACAAGCAGTGAGGGGGAAGGCTAAGAAAAAACAGTTGCTCACTATAAAA gATAAAGCCCTTTTGAATAAGAATGCTGAAGAGCGTACAGATAAAGAAAAATCTTACATATACCGAATTATTGGAGGACTCAAATGTTTCAAACGATATCCAAAT CACGTTAAGAGGAAATTAGCAGCGGTAACGTATTACAAGTACTACGGTCCAGGACGTGTTATCGTTCGTCAACACCATGAGGCCCATGCCCTGTATTTCGTCATAAGCGGTGACGTCGTGGTCAGCCAGCTTGTGTTTGATGAACTCATCCAACAGTTTGTTTCTGTGGAGATTGGGGTCATACATTCTGGCGATATGTTCGGAGAAGTTTCCTTGTTGCATAACATACCGAGGACCGCTACTGTAACTACAACTG GTCACTGTGAACTTTTGGTACTTATGAAGGAGGACTTCAAGAATGTACTTCAAGCATCCATTCAGAAACAGTGGGACGAAGTTCGTTTTGCGATGTCAGCCTTCACATACTTCGACGCGCTTGACGAG gtagCACTGCGTGAAGGTTGCATAGTAGCAAAGATGAAAACTTACGCGATAAACGAAACGGTGCTCGGTGACGGAGTTGGAGTTcagaattttgtatattttattctctCAGGGCGATGTCAAATGATAGAGTCGATTCAAGTAATAGCAACTAAGCGCTTAAGAAAAACACACTACAGTCTGTACGATCCTTAT gtaGCAAATGAAGAGGAAAGTGAACAAGATTTGGATACTAAATACTTTAGAGcttatacaaaaataagtaaagacGAACGCGATTCTGCCGTGACAGTTGGAAGTACTCGTAAAGTACAATCCCCAAGTTTAACTAAACCAGATAATTCTTTGAAAGATGTACAGAGAAGTGAGAATGCGAGTGAAACTGAAAAACCTCGTAAGGAAAGTGCTGATTTGCAAAGTATTGCGCAACTTAAATCAGAAGAAACCTCTAAACAATTTAGAGCTTCTATTAGGTTAGTTAT AATAAGTAATATTCCTGAAGTGGGTGGGGATGTAAAGCcaaaagaaaacctcaaaacGTATTTTATGCAG tatgATTCTGCCGTGACAGTTGGAAGTACTCGTAAAGTACAATCCCCAAGTTTAACTAAACCAGATAATTCTTTGAAAGATGTACAGAGAAGTGAGAATGCGAGTGAAACTGAAAAACCTCGTAAGGAAAGTGCTGATTTGCAAAGTATTGCGCAACTTAAATCAGAAGAAACCTCTAAACAATTTAGAGCTTCTATTAG AATAAGTAATATTCCTGAAGTGGGTGGGGATGTAAAGCcaaaagaaaacctcaaaacGTATTTTATGCAG gtTTGTCAGTTTAACCCTGGATCAACTTTTGGTTTTGGAGAAAACCTGCGTGACCGTCGCATCGTCGCTCTAACTCCTGTTAGCTGTATGCTTCTTCCAAAAATATGGCTCCTTCAACGTAACACTGCCAACATTTGGACAAGAATACAACATTATTTGGAAAAGAAG ATtccaaaaaaaaagcaattatttAAACAGTTTGTATCGGCAAGACGATGGGAGGAGTTTAGAGACAACTTGGTAGAAGACGTGATGTCCCGCACCAACGGTGTTAATTGGACATCCGCCCACGATGTGCCATATTCCATTAGAATGGAGGAGATGTTGgacatttag